The Streptomyces pactum genome contains a region encoding:
- a CDS encoding PH domain-containing protein: MPDTTPPATPDPPALPVTFRPGRTRAVLTVLAVGTFATITAIGMLLDGLGTGERLSFALTALLLAGVLLLLARPRVTADEAGVTVVNLTAKRRLAWAEIIRVNLRNGDPWAFLDLSDGTSLPALGIQPGIARQRAVQDARALRALVEARSAAAPEAPRG; this comes from the coding sequence ATGCCCGACACCACGCCTCCCGCCACGCCGGACCCGCCCGCACTGCCGGTGACCTTCCGGCCGGGGCGCACCCGTGCGGTCCTGACCGTCCTCGCCGTCGGCACGTTCGCGACCATCACGGCGATCGGAATGCTGCTGGACGGGCTCGGCACGGGGGAGCGCCTCAGCTTCGCGCTGACGGCCCTCCTCCTCGCCGGGGTCCTGCTCCTGCTGGCCCGGCCCCGGGTCACCGCCGACGAGGCGGGCGTCACCGTCGTCAACCTCACCGCCAAGCGGCGCCTCGCCTGGGCCGAGATCATCCGGGTCAACCTCCGCAACGGCGATCCCTGGGCCTTCCTCGACCTCAGTGACGGCACCAGCCTGCCCGCGCTCGGTATCCAGCCCGGTATCGCCCGGCAGCGCGCCGTCCAGGACGCGCGTGCTCTGCGCGCACTCGTCGAGGCCCGTTCCGCCGCCGCCCCCGAGGCTCCCCGCGGCTGA
- a CDS encoding hemolysin family protein, which produces MTTPLLLLTAAFLLILANGFFVAAEFGLVTVERADAEQAAAGGDRRARRVVESLKELSFQLSGTQLGITITSLVVGMLAEPALAQLLDGPFTATGLPDGAVPGVCVVVGMLLASAVQMVIGELVPKNWAVSKPLQVARFVAGPQHAFARLFHPVIAALNAVANRLVRALGIEPTEELASARTPGELVSLARHSARAGALEQDTADLFVRTLSLGELTAQHVMTPRVKVSALHSSATAEDVVNLTRATGLSRFPVYREKIDEIVGMVHLKDALAVPAHDRLRTPAGRIARPALLVPETLPVRPLLTRLRSEQPIAVVVDEYGGTAGVVTLEDIVEELVGEVRDEHDGLDLPELAPAPPEDGRPAWDVDGSCRVDALRRVGLDAPEGPYETVAGLVADLLGRIPAVGDRAELPGWRLSVRQVGHYRAERIRLVRTAPVTVPEAAR; this is translated from the coding sequence ATGACCACCCCCCTGCTGCTCCTGACCGCCGCGTTCCTGCTGATCCTCGCCAACGGCTTCTTCGTCGCAGCCGAGTTCGGCCTGGTGACCGTCGAACGCGCCGACGCCGAGCAGGCCGCCGCCGGCGGTGACCGACGTGCCCGCCGGGTCGTCGAGTCCCTCAAGGAGCTGTCCTTCCAGCTCTCCGGCACCCAGCTCGGCATCACCATCACCTCCCTCGTCGTCGGCATGCTCGCCGAACCGGCGCTCGCCCAACTGCTGGACGGCCCCTTCACCGCGACCGGCCTCCCCGACGGCGCCGTCCCCGGCGTCTGTGTCGTCGTCGGCATGCTGCTGGCCTCCGCGGTGCAGATGGTGATCGGCGAACTGGTGCCCAAGAACTGGGCGGTGTCCAAGCCGCTCCAGGTCGCGCGCTTCGTCGCGGGCCCGCAGCACGCCTTCGCCCGGCTCTTCCACCCGGTGATCGCCGCGCTGAACGCCGTGGCCAACCGCCTGGTCCGCGCCCTGGGCATCGAACCCACCGAGGAGCTGGCCTCCGCCCGCACCCCCGGCGAACTGGTCTCCCTGGCCCGGCACTCGGCCCGGGCCGGTGCCCTGGAACAGGACACCGCCGACCTCTTCGTCCGGACCCTGTCGCTGGGCGAGCTGACCGCGCAGCACGTCATGACCCCGCGCGTGAAGGTCAGTGCCCTGCACTCCTCGGCCACCGCAGAGGACGTGGTCAACCTGACCCGCGCCACCGGCCTGTCCCGCTTCCCCGTCTACCGGGAGAAGATCGACGAGATCGTCGGCATGGTCCACCTCAAGGACGCCCTCGCGGTCCCCGCGCACGACCGGCTGCGCACCCCCGCCGGCCGTATCGCCCGCCCGGCGCTGCTGGTCCCCGAGACCCTGCCCGTCAGGCCCCTGCTCACCCGCCTGCGCAGCGAGCAGCCCATCGCGGTCGTCGTCGACGAGTACGGCGGCACGGCCGGCGTCGTCACCCTGGAGGACATCGTCGAGGAGCTCGTCGGCGAGGTCCGCGACGAGCACGACGGCCTGGACCTCCCCGAACTCGCCCCCGCCCCGCCCGAGGACGGCCGGCCCGCCTGGGACGTCGACGGCAGTTGCCGCGTCGACGCGCTGCGGCGCGTCGGCCTCGACGCGCCCGAGGGACCCTACGAGACCGTGGCCGGTCTCGTCGCCGACCTGCTCGGCCGTATCCCGGCCGTCGGCGACCGGGCGGAACTCCCCGGCTGGCGCCTCTCCGTCCGCCAGGTCGGCCACTACCGCGCCGAACGCATACGACTGGTGCGGACGGCGCCGGTCACCGTGCCGGAGGCAGCCCGATGA
- the hisG gene encoding ATP phosphoribosyltransferase — protein sequence MLRIAVPNKGSLSGPAGEMLHEAGYQQRRESKELRIVDPTNEVEFFYLRPRDIAIYVSSGKLDIGITGRDLLIDSGADAEEILPLGFARSTFRFAGKPGTASGVEDLKGRTVATSYEGIVAAHLADQGVDASVVHLDGAVETAIELGVAEVIADVVETGTSLRNAGLEVFGDPIMTSEAIVIRRSGAEPDETTEPKVQQFLRRLQGVLVARTYVMMDYDCRVEQLEKAVALTPGLESPTVSPLHNEGWVAVRAMVPAKDAQRIMDDLYEIGARAILTTAIHACRL from the coding sequence ATGCTGCGCATCGCCGTCCCCAACAAGGGTTCCCTGTCAGGCCCCGCGGGGGAGATGCTGCATGAGGCCGGCTACCAGCAGCGCCGCGAGTCCAAAGAACTGCGGATCGTCGACCCGACGAACGAGGTCGAGTTCTTCTACCTCCGCCCCCGCGACATCGCGATCTACGTCTCCTCCGGCAAGCTCGACATCGGCATCACCGGCCGGGACCTGCTGATCGACTCCGGCGCCGACGCCGAGGAGATCCTCCCGCTCGGCTTCGCCCGCTCCACCTTCCGCTTCGCCGGCAAGCCGGGCACCGCGAGCGGCGTCGAGGACCTCAAGGGCCGGACCGTCGCCACCTCCTACGAGGGCATCGTCGCCGCGCACCTGGCGGACCAGGGCGTCGACGCCTCCGTCGTCCACCTCGACGGAGCCGTCGAGACCGCCATCGAACTCGGTGTCGCCGAGGTCATCGCGGACGTCGTCGAGACCGGGACCTCGCTGCGCAACGCGGGCCTGGAGGTCTTCGGCGACCCCATCATGACGTCCGAGGCCATCGTGATCCGCCGCTCCGGCGCGGAGCCCGACGAGACCACCGAACCCAAGGTGCAGCAGTTCCTGCGCCGCCTCCAGGGCGTCCTGGTGGCCCGGACGTACGTGATGATGGACTACGACTGCCGTGTGGAGCAGTTGGAGAAGGCCGTGGCACTCACCCCCGGCCTGGAGTCCCCGACCGTCTCCCCGCTGCACAACGAGGGCTGGGTCGCCGTCCGCGCGATGGTCCCGGCCAAGGACGCCCAGCGGATCATGGACGACCTCTACGAGATCGGTGCCCGGGCCATCCTGACCACGGCCATCCACGCCTGCCGTCTCTGA